A stretch of DNA from Halioglobus japonicus:
GGTGTGCGCATCTCCGACGCCCAGCTCAACCAGGCGGTGCAGCGCATCGCGGCCCAGAACGGCCTGAGCCTCGAGCAGTTCCTCGGTGTTCTGGAAGCAGATGGCCAGTCCTATGCGGCCCTGCGCGATCAGATCAGAAAGGAGATGATCATCTCCCGGGTGCAGCAGGGTAATGTGAACCAACGCATTGAGATCACCGATCAGGAAGTAGACAACTTCCTGGAAACCGAAGAAGGACAGAAGCTGACGCAGCCTGAGTACCAGGTACTGCACGCCCTGGTAGCAATATCGCCAGATGCCCCGGCTGACGAAGTGGTGCGTGCCGAGGCCTACGTGAACAAGGTGCTCGCCGACATTCGCAGTGGTACGCCCTTTGATCAGGCGGTCAGCGCACCCGGCACCTACAACTTCAGCGGCGGCAATCTCGGCTGGCGCCCGGCAGAAGATCTGCCCTCGCTGTTTGCCGATGTCGCCCCCACACTCAAAAAAGGCGAAACCTCAGATCCGATTCGCTCTGACAGCGGCTTTCACCTGATCAACATGGCCGACAGCCGCGGCACCGAGCAGATGATGGTCGCCCAGACCAAGGCCCGACACATTCTGGTCAAGCCCTCCGAAATCATGACCGACGACGAGGCCAGACAGCTGGCAACCGAA
This window harbors:
- a CDS encoding peptidylprolyl isomerase; this encodes MNIKNTLLGASLAALTLGASALQAETQMLDQVVAIVDDDVIMASELRERIGDIKTSMASRGGEMPPEDELVRETLDRLILESIQVQKGARVGVRISDAQLNQAVQRIAAQNGLSLEQFLGVLEADGQSYAALRDQIRKEMIISRVQQGNVNQRIEITDQEVDNFLETEEGQKLTQPEYQVLHALVAISPDAPADEVVRAEAYVNKVLADIRSGTPFDQAVSAPGTYNFSGGNLGWRPAEDLPSLFADVAPTLKKGETSDPIRSDSGFHLINMADSRGTEQMMVAQTKARHILVKPSEIMTDDEARQLATELKGRAEGGEDFADLAREYSEDIGSAQEGGELGWTSPGQMVPEFENEMNITAIGDISSPVRSQFGWHIIEVEDRRDEDMTSMAIRNRAKNYLHNRKYQEELDAWLRQIRDEAFVDIK